One window from the genome of Erwinia sorbitola encodes:
- a CDS encoding L-rhamnose isomerase, whose translation MTQAIEQAFALAKQRFAEIGVDAEAALVQLDQLPVSMHCWQGDDVRGFENPQGALTGGIQATGNYPGRARNIEELRSDLDQAMALIPGPKRLNLHAIYLESDQAVNRNEIKPQHFAGWVAWARDRQLGLDFNPSCFSHELSADGFTLAHGNAEIRQFWIEHCQASRKVSAYFGEQLGSASVMNIWVPDGMKDLTVDRLAPRQRLMESLDKVIGEKLNPAHHIDAVESKLFGIGAESYTVGSNEFCLGYAASRQTALTLDAGHFHPTEVISDKISTAMLYVPRLLLHVSRPVRWDSDHVVLLDDETQAIASEIVRQRLFDKVHIGLDFFDASINRIAAWVIGTRNAKKALLRALLEPVEMLKALENDGDYTARLALLEEQKSLPWQAVWEAWCLRHDVPAGASWLKDVRHYEQQILSQR comes from the coding sequence ATGACCCAGGCAATCGAACAGGCTTTCGCCCTGGCTAAACAGCGTTTCGCCGAGATCGGTGTAGATGCAGAAGCCGCACTGGTACAGCTCGATCAGCTGCCCGTTTCCATGCACTGCTGGCAGGGCGATGACGTGCGCGGTTTTGAAAACCCGCAGGGCGCGCTGACTGGCGGTATCCAGGCCACCGGTAACTATCCGGGCCGTGCGCGTAATATCGAAGAGCTGCGTTCTGACCTTGACCAGGCAATGGCGCTGATCCCCGGGCCAAAACGCCTTAACCTGCATGCGATCTATCTGGAAAGCGATCAGGCGGTAAACCGCAATGAAATCAAGCCACAGCACTTTGCCGGCTGGGTAGCCTGGGCGCGCGATCGTCAGCTGGGCCTGGACTTTAACCCAAGCTGCTTCTCACATGAGCTGAGTGCCGATGGCTTTACCCTCGCGCACGGCAACGCTGAGATCCGCCAGTTCTGGATTGAGCACTGCCAGGCGAGCCGCAAGGTGTCGGCTTATTTTGGTGAGCAGCTGGGTTCCGCCTCGGTGATGAATATCTGGGTACCGGACGGAATGAAGGATCTGACCGTTGACCGTCTGGCACCGCGCCAGCGTCTGATGGAGTCGCTGGATAAAGTGATCGGGGAAAAACTGAACCCGGCCCATCATATTGATGCGGTGGAGAGCAAGCTGTTTGGCATCGGTGCAGAAAGCTACACCGTTGGCTCAAATGAGTTCTGCCTTGGCTATGCCGCCAGCCGCCAGACCGCGCTTACCCTTGATGCGGGCCACTTCCATCCGACAGAAGTTATCTCCGATAAGATCTCCACCGCCATGCTGTACGTGCCGCGCCTGCTGCTGCATGTCAGCCGTCCGGTGCGCTGGGACAGTGACCACGTGGTGCTGCTGGATGATGAAACCCAGGCGATTGCCAGTGAAATCGTGCGTCAGCGGCTGTTCGACAAAGTACATATCGGCCTCGACTTCTTTGATGCATCAATTAACCGTATTGCCGCCTGGGTTATCGGTACACGTAATGCAAAAAAAGCCCTGCTGCGTGCGCTGCTGGAGCCGGTAGAGATGCTGAAAGCGCTGGAAAACGACGGTGACTACACCGCACGTCTGGCGCTGCTGGAGGAGCAGAAATCCCTGCCGTGGCAGGCGGTATGGGAAGCCTGGTGTCTGCGCCACGATGTTCCGGCCGGGGCCAGCTGGTTAAAAGATGTGCGTCACTACGAACAACAGATTCTCAGCCAACGTTAA
- the rhaD gene encoding rhamnulose-1-phosphate aldolase, with protein sequence MKKILDSWFVQGMVKATTDMWLKGWDERNGGNVSLRLLDEEVQPFAADFDRQPRTLELSQPAPQLANDWFLVTGSGKFFRNVQLDPADCLVLLRVSEDGRAFTIHWGLSNGGVPTSELASHFQSHSVRKQLTNGADRVIMHCHATHFMALSYVVDLDSASFTRLLWEGSTECLVVFPDGVGIIPWMVPGTDGIGSATAEKMQSHTLVMWPFHGIFGSGPTLDETFGLIDTAEKSSEVVVKVLSMGGMKQSITTDELVALGERFGVKPWRAALEAKHSHVA encoded by the coding sequence ATGAAAAAAATTCTCGATTCCTGGTTTGTTCAGGGGATGGTTAAAGCCACCACCGATATGTGGCTGAAGGGCTGGGATGAACGTAACGGTGGTAATGTTTCGCTGCGTCTGTTGGATGAAGAAGTGCAGCCGTTTGCGGCAGATTTCGATCGTCAGCCGCGTACGCTGGAACTGAGCCAGCCGGCCCCTCAGCTGGCCAATGACTGGTTTCTGGTTACCGGTTCTGGCAAATTTTTCCGCAATGTGCAGCTCGATCCGGCCGACTGTCTGGTGCTGCTGCGCGTCAGCGAAGATGGCCGGGCCTTTACCATCCACTGGGGACTGTCCAACGGTGGCGTGCCAACGTCAGAGCTGGCGTCACATTTCCAGTCCCACAGCGTGCGTAAGCAGCTGACTAACGGTGCAGACCGCGTGATTATGCACTGCCACGCCACTCATTTTATGGCGCTCAGTTACGTGGTGGATCTCGATTCTGCCAGCTTTACCCGCCTGTTATGGGAAGGCAGCACCGAGTGTCTGGTGGTATTTCCGGACGGTGTGGGAATTATACCGTGGATGGTTCCGGGAACTGATGGCATCGGCAGCGCCACCGCCGAGAAGATGCAGTCACATACGCTGGTGATGTGGCCGTTCCACGGTATTTTTGGCAGCGGGCCAACGCTTGATGAGACTTTCGGTCTGATCGATACGGCAGAGAAATCCTCAGAAGTGGTGGTGAAAGTGCTGTCGATGGGCGGCATGAAGCAGAGTATTACCACGGACGAACTGGTGGCGCTGGGCGAGCGTTTCGGTGTGAAACCCTGGCGCGCGGCGCTGGAAGCGAAGCACAGCCATGTTGCGTAA
- the rhaM gene encoding L-rhamnose mutarotase, whose protein sequence is MLRKAFVMQVHPDKHQEYQQRHNPIWPELAQTLKDHGAHHYSIFLDAPRNLLFAVVEIESEERWNAVAETEVCQRWWRSMSELMPSNADSSPVSAGLQSVFYLE, encoded by the coding sequence ATGTTGCGTAAAGCCTTTGTTATGCAGGTGCATCCTGACAAGCATCAGGAGTATCAGCAGCGGCATAACCCCATCTGGCCGGAGCTGGCGCAGACGCTGAAGGATCACGGGGCGCATCACTACAGTATATTTCTCGATGCGCCGCGCAATCTGCTGTTCGCGGTAGTGGAGATTGAGTCTGAGGAGCGCTGGAACGCGGTGGCGGAAACCGAGGTGTGTCAGCGCTGGTGGCGATCGATGAGTGAGCTGATGCCGTCGAATGCGGATAGCAGCCCGGTCAGTGCCGGGTTGCAGTCAGTGTTTTATTTAGAGTGA
- the hpxO gene encoding FAD-dependent urate hydroxylase HpxO — MKAIIIGAGIGGMCAAIALKRCGIDSVVFEAVKEIKPVGAAISIWPNGVKCLNYLGMKDALRAIGGPMHYMAYKDYQSAETLTQFSLEPLVQDSGERPYPVARAELQAMLLDNWGRDKVQFGKRVSRVEQKSDSVTAYFDDGTTASGDLLIACDGTHSVIRQSVLGHAAERRYAGYVNWNGLVEIDESLAAADHWTTFVGEGKRVSLMPIAGNRFYFFFDVPLPKGLAEDRRSLRDDLSRYFSGWAAPVQHLIAQLNPETTNRVEIHDIEPFARLVHGRVALLGDAAHSTTPDIGQGGCAAMEDAVVLAMALQSNSLSIEDSLLRYQLKRADRVKELVLKARKRCDVTHAKDPAVTAEWYAGLRQENGDRIISGMCETIQGGPLA; from the coding sequence ATGAAAGCAATTATCATTGGTGCCGGTATTGGTGGCATGTGTGCAGCTATTGCGCTGAAACGCTGCGGGATTGATAGCGTGGTGTTTGAAGCGGTGAAAGAGATTAAGCCGGTTGGCGCTGCAATCTCCATCTGGCCTAACGGTGTTAAATGCCTCAACTATCTGGGAATGAAAGATGCCCTGCGTGCCATTGGCGGCCCGATGCACTATATGGCCTATAAAGATTACCAGAGCGCGGAGACTCTGACGCAGTTTAGTCTGGAGCCGCTGGTGCAGGATTCGGGCGAACGCCCTTACCCGGTCGCACGCGCTGAACTTCAGGCGATGCTGCTGGATAACTGGGGGAGAGATAAAGTCCAGTTCGGCAAGCGCGTAAGCCGTGTTGAACAAAAAAGTGACAGTGTCACCGCTTATTTTGACGATGGCACTACCGCCTCCGGCGACCTGCTGATTGCCTGCGACGGCACCCACTCGGTGATCCGCCAGTCTGTACTGGGCCATGCAGCCGAACGCCGTTATGCGGGTTATGTTAACTGGAACGGATTGGTGGAAATTGATGAGTCGCTGGCGGCGGCCGATCACTGGACGACCTTTGTGGGTGAAGGTAAACGTGTCTCGCTGATGCCCATTGCCGGCAATCGTTTTTACTTCTTTTTTGACGTACCGCTGCCAAAGGGTTTAGCAGAGGATCGCCGCAGTCTGCGCGACGATCTGTCGCGGTATTTCTCCGGCTGGGCGGCCCCGGTTCAGCACCTTATCGCGCAGCTTAATCCGGAAACCACTAACCGCGTGGAGATCCACGATATTGAACCGTTTGCCCGGCTGGTTCACGGCCGCGTAGCGCTGCTGGGTGATGCGGCGCACAGCACCACGCCAGATATCGGCCAGGGCGGCTGCGCCGCAATGGAGGATGCAGTAGTGCTGGCGATGGCACTGCAAAGTAATTCGCTGAGTATTGAAGACTCCCTGCTGCGCTATCAGCTTAAGCGTGCCGACCGGGTGAAAGAGCTGGTACTGAAGGCACGTAAGCGCTGCGATGTTACCCATGCAAAAGATCCTGCTGTAACTGCCGAGTGGTATGCGGGATTAAGGCAGGAGAACGGCGATCGGATTATCAGCGGCATGTGTGAGACCATCCAGGGCGGGCCACTGGCGTAG
- a CDS encoding DUF441 domain-containing protein, translating into MFDLTLAILLFLAALSYFSHNLTVTIALLVLVAIRMTPLQQTFPWIEKQGVTVGIIILTIGVMAPIASGTLPATTLMHSFLNWKSLLAIAVGIFVSWVGGRGVALMSSQPTVVGGLLIGTIIGVSLFRGVPVGPLIAAGLVSLMIGKF; encoded by the coding sequence ATGTTTGATCTGACCCTCGCTATTCTGCTGTTTCTTGCCGCTTTAAGTTATTTCAGCCACAACCTTACCGTAACCATTGCGCTGCTGGTGCTGGTTGCTATCCGCATGACGCCGCTGCAACAGACGTTTCCGTGGATTGAAAAGCAGGGAGTGACGGTGGGGATCATTATTCTGACTATCGGCGTGATGGCACCGATTGCCAGCGGTACGCTGCCAGCAACTACCCTGATGCACTCCTTTTTAAACTGGAAATCACTGCTGGCAATCGCTGTCGGCATCTTCGTTTCCTGGGTTGGCGGGCGCGGCGTGGCATTAATGAGCAGTCAGCCTACGGTAGTGGGGGGCTTACTGATTGGCACCATAATCGGTGTTTCGTTATTCCGTGGCGTACCTGTGGGGCCGCTGATAGCCGCAGGGCTGGTGTCGTTGATGATCGGGAAATTCTGA
- a CDS encoding sugar phosphate isomerase/epimerase family protein, whose translation MKKALHGVSVLHSNAVTQLRIAHETGFDALELLPEHLFRYLEHGGTLEKFKQLMQHYQIEISCINALKRIGRHQPQERREMLDEADKICRAAQALNCPVVQVMALNEIDDLTPHDRTRILTENLTEIAAIGAQYGIKFQIEVVAFTPFNSLKQGLEIIKAVGADNVGVVIDFWHLYAGGDTTPEEVAAMNADLIYGVHFCDGRRLHPGEAWDERVQRNYQPGEGEVDIARWVAAVKQSGYNGVWCPELLSPTHWEDDLWQIAQDSMSSLTAYTQ comes from the coding sequence ATGAAAAAGGCTCTGCATGGCGTTTCCGTTCTACATAGCAACGCAGTGACACAGTTGCGTATTGCTCACGAGACGGGTTTTGATGCCCTGGAGCTGCTGCCGGAACATTTATTCCGTTATCTGGAACACGGCGGTACGCTGGAAAAATTTAAACAGCTGATGCAGCACTATCAAATAGAGATTAGCTGTATCAACGCGCTGAAACGTATTGGCCGCCACCAGCCGCAGGAACGCCGCGAAATGCTGGATGAGGCGGATAAAATCTGCCGCGCTGCTCAGGCACTGAATTGCCCGGTAGTACAGGTGATGGCGCTTAATGAGATTGACGACCTGACGCCACACGACCGAACCCGCATTCTGACCGAAAATTTGACAGAGATTGCCGCTATCGGCGCGCAGTACGGTATTAAATTCCAGATCGAGGTAGTGGCCTTTACCCCATTCAACAGCCTTAAGCAGGGTCTGGAGATCATCAAGGCGGTAGGGGCAGATAACGTTGGCGTGGTCATCGATTTCTGGCATCTGTATGCCGGTGGCGATACTACGCCGGAAGAAGTAGCGGCGATGAACGCTGACCTTATTTATGGTGTGCACTTCTGCGACGGCCGCCGCTTGCATCCTGGCGAAGCCTGGGATGAACGCGTGCAGCGTAACTATCAGCCGGGTGAAGGTGAAGTGGATATCGCCCGCTGGGTCGCAGCGGTAAAACAGAGCGGCTATAACGGCGTATGGTGCCCCGAGCTGCTCAGTCCCACTCACTGGGAGGATGATTTATGGCAGATTGCTCAGGACTCCATGAGCAGCCTGACCGCCTATACGCAGTAA
- a CDS encoding Glu/Leu/Phe/Val family dehydrogenase, producing MEKLSYVSEGSKTAWSTYLQQIDRVAPYLGDLSRWVDTLRHPKRALIVDIPLQMDDGSIRHFEGFRVQHNLSRGPGKGGVRYHPNVDLNEVMALSAWMTIKCAAVNLPYGGAKGGIRVDPFTLSEGELERLTRRYTSEIGLIIGPQKDIPAPDVGTNAKVMAWMMDTYSMNHGTTITGVVTGKPIHLGGSLGREKATGRGVFITGREVARRSGIEIEGAKVAVQGFGNVGSEAARLFNAAGARVVVIQDHTATLYNPAGIDLVALSEWQLANKKIAGFSGAQVIDDEAFWDTEMDILIPAALEGQITRQRAEKLRCRLVLEGANGPTFPEADDVLTSRGITVVPDVICNAGGVTVSYFEWVQDMASFFWSEGEINERMDKIMTEAMVHVWDKSREKTCSLRTAAYIVACERILMARKDRGIYPG from the coding sequence ATGGAAAAGCTCTCTTACGTTTCTGAAGGCAGCAAAACGGCCTGGTCAACTTACTTACAGCAAATCGACCGTGTCGCACCCTACCTCGGTGACCTGTCGCGCTGGGTGGATACCCTGCGTCATCCTAAACGTGCCCTGATTGTTGATATTCCGCTGCAAATGGATGACGGCAGTATTCGCCACTTTGAAGGCTTCCGCGTACAGCACAACCTGTCGCGTGGTCCGGGCAAAGGCGGCGTACGTTATCATCCTAACGTCGATCTGAATGAAGTTATGGCGCTCTCTGCCTGGATGACGATCAAATGTGCGGCGGTCAACCTGCCGTACGGCGGGGCAAAAGGCGGAATTCGTGTTGATCCGTTCACCCTTTCAGAAGGCGAGCTTGAGCGCCTGACCCGCCGCTACACCAGCGAAATTGGCCTGATTATCGGCCCGCAAAAAGATATTCCTGCCCCGGATGTTGGTACCAATGCCAAAGTGATGGCGTGGATGATGGATACCTATTCCATGAACCATGGCACCACAATCACTGGCGTCGTCACCGGTAAACCTATTCACCTCGGCGGCTCGCTCGGGCGTGAAAAAGCCACCGGACGCGGCGTGTTTATTACCGGGCGTGAAGTGGCTCGCCGCAGCGGTATCGAAATCGAAGGGGCGAAGGTGGCCGTTCAGGGCTTCGGCAACGTGGGAAGCGAAGCCGCCCGCCTGTTTAACGCTGCCGGTGCACGCGTAGTGGTGATTCAGGATCATACCGCCACCCTTTACAACCCGGCAGGTATTGACCTGGTAGCACTAAGCGAATGGCAGTTAGCTAACAAGAAGATTGCCGGATTCAGCGGAGCGCAGGTTATTGACGATGAAGCCTTCTGGGACACCGAGATGGATATTCTGATCCCGGCGGCGCTGGAAGGCCAGATCACCCGTCAGCGTGCAGAAAAACTGCGCTGCCGCCTGGTACTGGAAGGGGCTAACGGCCCGACCTTCCCGGAAGCCGATGATGTGCTGACCTCACGCGGAATTACCGTGGTACCGGATGTGATCTGTAATGCTGGCGGCGTTACCGTCAGTTACTTTGAGTGGGTTCAGGATATGGCCAGCTTCTTCTGGAGCGAAGGTGAAATCAATGAACGCATGGATAAGATTATGACCGAAGCGATGGTTCACGTCTGGGATAAATCCCGTGAGAAAACGTGCAGCCTGCGTACCGCCGCCTATATCGTGGCCTGCGAGCGCATCCTGATGGCGCGTAAAGATCGCGGTATCTACCCTGGCTGA
- a CDS encoding D-serine ammonia-lyase: protein MDVARLKQHFPLLNQLCALQPVTWFNPKNSPMAEGYPHVGLTREQVSDASERLKRFAPWLMQVFPETRARQGIIESDIAPLPQLQQVLDMRYGQRLEGKLWLKKDSHLPVSGSIKARGGIYEVLAHAEKLAMAAGLLNYHDDYRLLATPACRELFSQQRIAVGSTGNLGLSIGIISASLGFDVTVHMSADARAWKKQKLREHGVKVVEYQQDYGVAVAEGRRQAASDPHCFFIDDENSHNLFLGYAVAGERLKQQLAAENITVDADHPLFVYLPCGVGGGPGGVAFGLKLAFGDHVHCIFAEPTHSPCMLLGVHTGLHDGISVQDLGIDNRTAADGLAVGRASGFVGRAMERLLCAFYTLSDEEMYALLGLLQQHESLALEPSALAGMCGPWRISADPQPLAEQGISSASLAAATHLVWATGGGMVPPGPMAEYLAQARRLLNT, encoded by the coding sequence ATGGATGTCGCACGTCTAAAGCAGCATTTTCCACTGCTGAATCAGCTATGCGCCTTACAACCGGTTACCTGGTTTAATCCCAAAAACAGCCCGATGGCTGAGGGGTATCCCCACGTCGGGTTGACGCGCGAACAGGTCAGCGACGCCAGCGAACGGCTGAAACGCTTTGCGCCCTGGCTGATGCAGGTATTCCCGGAAACTCGCGCCCGCCAGGGAATTATTGAATCAGATATCGCTCCGTTGCCCCAGCTGCAGCAGGTGCTTGATATGCGCTATGGACAGCGCCTGGAGGGCAAACTCTGGCTAAAAAAAGACAGCCATTTGCCGGTGTCTGGCTCGATCAAGGCACGCGGTGGTATTTATGAAGTACTGGCCCACGCTGAAAAACTGGCAATGGCCGCCGGGTTATTAAATTACCATGACGATTACCGCCTTCTCGCTACTCCTGCCTGCCGTGAACTTTTCAGCCAGCAGCGCATTGCGGTAGGTTCAACCGGCAACCTGGGGCTGTCGATCGGTATTATCAGCGCCAGCCTGGGGTTCGATGTTACGGTGCATATGTCGGCGGATGCACGCGCATGGAAGAAACAAAAATTGCGCGAGCATGGGGTTAAGGTGGTGGAGTATCAGCAGGACTATGGCGTCGCAGTGGCGGAAGGGCGTCGCCAGGCGGCATCAGATCCGCACTGCTTCTTTATTGATGATGAAAACTCCCACAATCTTTTTCTCGGCTATGCGGTTGCGGGGGAGCGGTTAAAGCAGCAGCTGGCTGCTGAGAATATCACCGTGGATGCTGACCATCCGCTATTTGTCTATCTGCCCTGCGGTGTGGGCGGTGGCCCCGGCGGGGTAGCATTTGGCCTCAAGCTGGCGTTTGGCGATCATGTTCACTGCATCTTTGCCGAACCGACACACTCGCCCTGTATGCTGCTGGGCGTGCACACCGGGTTGCATGACGGGATTTCCGTGCAGGATCTGGGTATTGATAACCGCACTGCGGCGGACGGCCTGGCGGTAGGACGCGCTTCGGGATTTGTCGGCCGCGCCATGGAGCGTCTGCTCTGCGCCTTTTATACTCTCAGCGATGAGGAGATGTATGCACTGCTGGGATTATTGCAACAGCATGAGTCTCTGGCGCTTGAACCTTCTGCCCTTGCCGGAATGTGTGGGCCGTGGCGCATCAGCGCGGATCCACAGCCCCTGGCAGAGCAGGGAATTAGCAGCGCATCCCTTGCCGCCGCAACGCATCTGGTGTGGGCGACCGGCGGTGGCATGGTGCCGCCAGGCCCCATGGCAGAATATCTTGCGCAGGCCCGCAGGCTGCTTAATACCTGA
- the fabV gene encoding enoyl-ACP reductase FabV produces the protein MIIKPRIRGFICVTAHPEGCKANVEKQIEYVTAQGTIASGPKKVLVIGASTGYGLAARISAAFGCGADTLGVFFERPGEETKPATAGWYNSAAFEEFATEKGLYAKSINGDAYSDAVKQKTIELIKEDLGQVDLVVYSLAAPRRTHPKTGEVFNSTLKPIGKPLTTRGLNTDKETLTDVSLEPATQEEIDGTVAVMGGEDWQMWIDALLEAGVLAEGAKTTAFTYLGEKITHDIYWNGSIGEAKKDLDKRVLTIRDTLAAHGNGDARVSVLKAVVTQASSAIPVMPLYLSLLFKVMKEKGTHEGCIEQVYGLFKDSLYSASPVMDDAGRLRADYKELQPEVQDEVTRLWQTVTDETLNEVSDFVGYKTEFMHLFGFGLDGVDYAADVNPDVKIKNLVQM, from the coding sequence ATGATAATTAAACCACGCATCCGTGGCTTCATCTGTGTTACTGCCCATCCGGAAGGCTGTAAGGCTAACGTAGAAAAACAGATCGAGTACGTCACTGCTCAGGGCACGATTGCCTCCGGCCCGAAAAAAGTGCTGGTGATTGGTGCGTCTACCGGTTACGGCCTTGCTGCCCGCATCTCTGCTGCGTTTGGCTGCGGCGCTGACACGCTGGGCGTCTTCTTTGAGCGCCCGGGTGAAGAAACTAAACCGGCAACTGCTGGCTGGTATAACTCTGCGGCATTTGAAGAGTTCGCGACTGAAAAAGGCCTGTATGCAAAAAGCATCAACGGCGACGCATACTCCGATGCGGTTAAGCAGAAGACTATTGAACTGATTAAAGAAGATCTGGGTCAGGTTGACCTGGTCGTGTACAGCCTGGCTGCGCCGCGCCGTACCCATCCGAAGACCGGTGAAGTGTTTAACTCTACCCTTAAGCCGATCGGCAAGCCGCTGACTACTCGCGGTCTGAACACCGATAAAGAGACCCTGACGGATGTGTCGCTTGAGCCTGCTACTCAGGAAGAGATCGACGGCACCGTAGCGGTAATGGGTGGTGAAGACTGGCAGATGTGGATTGATGCCCTGCTGGAAGCTGGCGTACTGGCTGAAGGCGCGAAGACCACCGCCTTCACCTATCTGGGCGAAAAAATCACCCACGATATCTACTGGAACGGTTCCATCGGCGAAGCGAAGAAGGATCTGGACAAGCGCGTCCTGACTATTCGTGACACCCTGGCTGCCCACGGTAACGGTGATGCCCGTGTTTCCGTGCTGAAAGCGGTAGTGACTCAGGCCAGCTCTGCAATTCCGGTGATGCCGCTGTATCTCTCTCTGTTGTTTAAAGTGATGAAAGAGAAGGGCACCCATGAAGGCTGTATTGAGCAGGTTTACGGTTTGTTCAAGGACAGTCTGTACAGCGCATCGCCAGTTATGGACGACGCTGGCCGTCTGCGTGCTGACTATAAAGAGTTGCAGCCGGAAGTGCAGGATGAAGTTACCCGTCTGTGGCAGACCGTGACCGATGAAACTCTGAATGAAGTTTCTGATTTTGTCGGTTACAAAACCGAGTTTATGCACCTGTTCGGCTTTGGCCTGGACGGCGTCGACTACGCGGCGGACGTCAATCCCGATGTGAAAATCAAAAATCTGGTACAGATGTAA
- a CDS encoding bestrophin family protein, whose product MIVRPYQHWFPRLFSWHGAVLSKILFRLSLNLMMAVFAVICFQWYETLGIRLTTAPFSLLGVAIAIFLGFRNSASYARFVEARTLWGGLLIAQRSLLRQAKGALRRDPAAVKEFGDMLMAFSWSLKHQLRGTDSSDDIRRLAPESVRDEVLASPFRTNRLLLCMGAWLADRREEGAISDLLYNGMDANLNELAHILGGCERISNTPIPFAYSLIVHRTVYLFCTLLPFALVADLHYMTPLVSVFISYTFLSLESLAEELEDPFGIAANDLPLDAICNTTERLLSEMSDLSPLPAVHQPDAKFNLI is encoded by the coding sequence ATGATCGTTCGTCCTTATCAGCACTGGTTCCCGCGCCTCTTCTCCTGGCACGGTGCCGTGTTATCAAAAATTTTGTTCCGCCTCAGTCTGAATCTGATGATGGCCGTGTTCGCGGTGATCTGTTTCCAATGGTACGAAACGCTTGGCATCCGTCTTACTACCGCCCCGTTCAGCCTGCTGGGTGTGGCGATCGCTATCTTCCTGGGTTTTCGCAACAGCGCCAGCTATGCGCGCTTTGTTGAAGCCCGCACCCTGTGGGGCGGACTGCTGATTGCCCAGCGTTCCCTGCTGCGTCAGGCGAAAGGCGCACTGCGGCGCGATCCGGCGGCGGTAAAAGAGTTTGGCGATATGCTGATGGCCTTTAGCTGGAGCCTTAAACATCAGCTGCGCGGCACGGATTCCAGCGACGATATCCGCCGTCTGGCACCGGAAAGTGTGCGCGATGAGGTACTGGCAAGTCCGTTTCGCACCAACCGTCTGCTGCTCTGCATGGGTGCCTGGCTGGCGGACAGACGTGAAGAAGGAGCGATTTCAGATCTGCTGTATAACGGGATGGATGCCAACCTTAACGAGCTGGCACATATTCTTGGCGGCTGTGAACGCATCAGCAATACGCCGATCCCTTTTGCCTACAGCCTGATTGTGCATCGTACTGTCTATCTGTTCTGCACCCTGCTGCCGTTCGCGCTGGTGGCCGATCTGCACTATATGACACCGCTGGTATCGGTATTTATCTCCTATACCTTCCTCTCACTGGAGTCACTGGCGGAAGAGCTGGAGGATCCGTTCGGTATCGCCGCGAACGATCTGCCGCTGGATGCCATCTGCAACACCACTGAGCGCCTGTTGAGTGAGATGAGCGATCTGTCGCCACTACCTGCTGTTCACCAGCCGGATGCAAAGTTTAATCTGATTTGA